One genomic window of uncultured Erythrobacter sp. includes the following:
- a CDS encoding MFS transporter, which produces MNAAPADPLPHRQPRWFLVLFALAAAGGAVAYVPLLTVLLPQQIADLQGGEDVAALAQVTFLGALMASIANIAVGMLSDRSRTRRPWIIAGLIASNLLLLAVGKAESVAEIVVLVMVWQVALNLMLAPLMAWAGDCFPDEQKGVLGGALALSPALGALAGSLVTYAGLVAPEVRLMLVAVLVSALVLPAVALGKGRERPALMAPALRTREPRPFRQRVVARMWAARLLVQVAEGGMFAFLLYWLRSLAPDYPENGAANIFSAVLVCAVPISLLLGRWSDRHGRPIQPLVATAVLCACGMLVMAAADTLVLAIAGYVLFAIAAAIFLALHASQTLRVLPAPQHRARDLGVFNLTNTVPGMVMPWFTVLLVPRFGYGALFVLFAALSLASAVLLVGFIRRK; this is translated from the coding sequence TTGAACGCCGCCCCCGCCGACCCGCTGCCCCACCGCCAGCCCCGCTGGTTCCTCGTGCTGTTTGCGCTGGCAGCGGCTGGCGGCGCGGTCGCCTATGTCCCGCTGCTGACCGTGCTGTTGCCGCAACAGATCGCCGATCTGCAAGGGGGCGAGGATGTCGCCGCACTGGCGCAGGTCACCTTCCTCGGCGCGCTGATGGCGAGCATCGCCAATATCGCGGTCGGGATGCTGAGTGATCGCTCGCGCACCCGGCGTCCGTGGATCATCGCCGGGCTGATCGCCTCCAACCTGCTGCTGCTGGCGGTAGGTAAGGCGGAGAGCGTTGCGGAGATCGTGGTGCTGGTGATGGTCTGGCAGGTCGCGCTTAACCTGATGCTCGCGCCGCTGATGGCCTGGGCAGGGGACTGTTTCCCGGACGAACAGAAGGGCGTGCTGGGCGGCGCGCTGGCGCTCTCGCCTGCCTTGGGCGCGCTGGCGGGATCGCTGGTGACTTACGCGGGTCTGGTTGCACCCGAAGTGCGGCTAATGCTGGTCGCGGTGCTCGTAAGCGCGCTGGTGCTGCCCGCAGTGGCGCTGGGCAAGGGGCGAGAGCGGCCAGCGCTGATGGCGCCCGCATTGCGCACCCGCGAACCCCGACCGTTTCGCCAACGGGTGGTCGCACGGATGTGGGCCGCGCGATTGCTGGTGCAGGTGGCCGAAGGCGGGATGTTCGCCTTCCTGCTTTACTGGCTGCGCTCGCTTGCGCCCGATTATCCGGAGAACGGCGCGGCCAATATCTTCAGCGCCGTGCTGGTCTGCGCGGTGCCAATTTCGCTGCTGCTGGGGCGCTGGTCCGACCGCCACGGCCGCCCGATCCAGCCGCTGGTGGCGACCGCGGTACTATGTGCCTGCGGGATGCTGGTGATGGCGGCGGCGGACACGCTGGTGCTGGCGATTGCTGGCTATGTCCTGTTTGCCATCGCTGCGGCGATTTTCCTCGCGCTCCATGCTAGCCAGACCCTGCGCGTCCTGCCTGCGCCGCAGCACCGGGCGCGTGATCTGGGCGTGTTCAACCTCACCAACACCGTGCCGGGAATGGTGATGCCGTGGTTCACCGTGTTGCTGGTGCCGCGCTTCGGTTATGGCGCGCTGTTCGTGCTGTTCGCCGCCCTGTCGCTGGCGAGCGCGGTGCTGTTGGTGGGCTTTATCCGCCGGAAGTGA